A DNA window from Pogona vitticeps strain Pit_001003342236 chromosome 2, PviZW2.1, whole genome shotgun sequence contains the following coding sequences:
- the LOC110076926 gene encoding 3 beta-hydroxysteroid dehydrogenase/Delta 5-->4-isomerase translates to MSLAGIKCLVTGAGGFLGQRIVCQLLEEEDGPAEVRALDKAISLEALQNFQKVKTKSVLTILQGDIRDAASVQTAVQGVSLVIHTACIIDILGLVDKQTLWDINVKGTQLLLEICLRNDVQYFIYTSSLEVMGPNSRRDPIYDGDEDTVYESTNSLPYAKTKKEAERSVLEMDGLPLKDGSAFVTCALRSMYIYGEGSNFLQRHVESAIRNNNVFFRMSVKEALVNPAYVGNIAWAHIQAAKAMKDPEKVKQIRGQFYYISDDTPHVSYSDLNYELAKQLGFSIEPKLAMPLTMLYWYALFLEIMSFLLRPLVKYIPPVNRHLLTLTNTPFTFSYKKAQRDFGYKPRYKWEEARKRTCQWIATLMGETSAKSKAA, encoded by the exons ATGTCTTTGGCAGGGATTAAGTGCCTGGTGACGGGCGCTGGTGGGTTTCTTGGTCAAAGGATCGTTTGCCAGTTGCTGGAGGAAGAAGACGGGCCAGCTGAGGTCAGAGCCCTGGACAAAGCAATCAGCTTAGAGGCACTCCAGAATTTTCAGA AAGTGAAGACTAAAAGTGTCCTGACCATCCTGCAAGGCGATATCCGGGATGCAGCCTCGGTTCAGACGGCTGTCCAAGGGGTCTCGCTCGTCATCCACACAGCTTGTATCATTGACATCTTGGGCCTTGTAGATAAGCAGACACTCTGGGACATCAATGTCAAAG GTACACAACTGCTGTTGGAAATTTGCCTCCGCAATGATGTCCAGTATTTTATCTACACCAGCAGTCTTGAAGTTATGGGTCCAAACAGCAGACGTGACCCCATCTATGATGGTGATGAAGACACTGTGTATGAAAGCACCAATAGCCTTCCCTATGCTAAAACCAAGAAGGAGGCTGAGAGATCTGTACTAGAGATGGACGGCCTACCGTTGAAGGATGGCAGCGCCTTTGTGACATGTGCTTTGAGATCCATGTACATCTATGGAGAAGGGAGCAATTTCCTTCAGAGGCACGTTGAAAGCGCCATCAGAAACAataatgttttcttcagaatgtCTGTGAAGGAGGCTCTAGTAAATCCAGCCTATGTGGGGAACATTGCTTGGGCTCACATTCAAGCAGCTAAAGCCATGAAGGATCCAGAAAAAGTCAAGCAGATCCGAGGACAATTCTACTACATTTCAGATGATACTCCCCATGTAAGCTACTCAGACCTAAATTATGAGCTGGCTAAGCAGTTGGGTTTTAGCATTGAACCCAAATTAGCTATGCCCCTGACAATGCTCTACTGGTATGCTCTGTTCCTGGAGATCATGAGCTTTTTGCTCCGGCCTTTGGTGAAATACATTCCTCCTGTGAATCGCCACCTGCTGACTTTGACGAACACCCCATTCACCTTTTCTTACAAGAAGGCACAAAGGGATTTTGGCTACAAGCCACGCTACAAATGGGAGGAAGCAAGGAAGCGTACGTGCCAGTGGATTGCTACGCTGATGGGGGAAACATCCGCGAAAAGCAAGGCTGCCTAA